The proteins below are encoded in one region of Sporosarcina sp. FSL K6-1508:
- the tnpC gene encoding IS66 family transposase, with protein sequence MPFIMEKSVAVISSTIEELAAKNMELEKQNEALQAKLNWLEEQFRLSQQRKFGASSEKTNPDQLALSLFNEAEVTADEKVEEPTLESITYRRKKRTGQIEAMLENLPTETIHYRLSEEEQACLCCGEQVHEMSTEVRRELKVIPAQVKVVEHVRHVYSCRNCEREGTETPIVTAKMPAPMYPGSLASPSAMAYIMNQKYVEGMPLYRQEKQLERLGVPLSRQTLANWMMYGATHWLIHLYEHIRTYLLMQDVIHADETTLQVLAEPGRPATSKSYMWLYRTGRDASAAVLYDYQQTRAAKHPKAFLSGFKGYLHVDGYQGYNDIPKVKLVGCWAHSRRKFDEALTALPAEAKNKETPCAAEEGLRFCNQLFAIERALKDHSPEERYKERLERSQPVLDAFSTWLQTQSPRVAPKSALGQAIKYCRNQWTRLTMFLQDGRLEIDNNRAERAIKPFVIGRKNWLFSQSMKGAKASAIAYSIVETAKENQLNPLVYLTHVFEQLPLIDLEDSKALDQLLPWSETLPTNCHVPNKTK encoded by the coding sequence ATTCCTTTTATTATGGAAAAATCAGTAGCAGTTATCTCATCTACAATTGAAGAACTCGCAGCGAAAAACATGGAGTTGGAAAAACAAAATGAAGCGCTACAGGCTAAACTCAACTGGTTAGAAGAACAATTTCGCCTCAGCCAACAACGAAAATTTGGCGCTTCTAGTGAAAAAACCAATCCAGATCAACTCGCACTCTCTCTTTTCAATGAAGCTGAAGTCACAGCGGATGAAAAGGTAGAGGAACCAACGCTTGAATCGATTACCTATCGTCGAAAAAAACGTACAGGCCAAATCGAGGCGATGCTTGAAAACCTGCCAACTGAAACGATTCACTATCGTTTATCAGAAGAGGAACAGGCTTGTTTGTGTTGCGGTGAACAAGTACACGAAATGAGTACAGAAGTACGACGTGAGTTAAAAGTCATTCCAGCTCAAGTGAAGGTCGTTGAACATGTACGCCATGTCTACAGCTGCCGAAATTGTGAACGCGAAGGCACTGAAACTCCAATTGTCACAGCGAAGATGCCAGCACCTATGTATCCAGGTAGTTTGGCTTCGCCTTCGGCGATGGCCTATATCATGAATCAAAAATACGTAGAGGGTATGCCTCTCTACCGACAAGAAAAACAATTGGAACGTCTAGGTGTCCCTTTATCACGTCAGACTTTAGCGAACTGGATGATGTACGGGGCAACTCATTGGCTAATCCATCTTTATGAACATATCCGTACCTATCTATTGATGCAGGATGTTATTCATGCGGATGAAACAACACTTCAAGTACTGGCCGAACCTGGACGCCCAGCGACATCCAAGTCCTATATGTGGTTATATCGGACGGGGCGTGATGCATCGGCTGCAGTGTTGTATGATTACCAACAAACAAGGGCAGCCAAACATCCGAAAGCCTTCCTTTCAGGCTTTAAGGGATATCTGCACGTCGATGGATACCAAGGGTATAATGATATACCGAAGGTGAAATTGGTGGGGTGTTGGGCACATTCGCGTCGAAAATTCGATGAGGCCTTAACTGCTTTGCCAGCGGAAGCCAAAAATAAGGAAACTCCTTGTGCTGCGGAGGAAGGGCTGCGTTTCTGTAACCAATTATTCGCGATTGAACGCGCGCTAAAGGATCACAGCCCTGAAGAACGCTATAAAGAGCGACTTGAACGCAGTCAGCCTGTGCTGGATGCCTTTTCAACTTGGCTACAAACACAAAGTCCGCGCGTCGCGCCTAAAAGTGCGTTAGGGCAGGCCATCAAGTATTGCCGAAATCAATGGACACGCCTTACAATGTTTCTACAGGATGGGCGTTTGGAAATCGATAATAACCGGGCCGAACGTGCTATCAAACCTTTCGTAATTGGACGCAAGAACTGGTTATTCTCTCAATCTATGAAAGGTGCAAAAGCAAGCGCAATTGCTTATAGCATTGTGGAAACTGCTAAAGAAAATCAGTTAAATCCATTGGTTTATTTAACCCACGTATTTGAACAGCTTCCTTTAATAGATTTGGAGGATTCAAAGGCGCTAGATCAACTACTTCCATGGTCGGAGACCTTGCCGACAAATTGCCACGTTCCCAATAAAACTAAATAA
- a CDS encoding type I restriction endonuclease subunit R: MAVDTSEKGFETNIEAALIANGYKKRVLEGEASVLFKQYALDVEELFVFLEATQEKRMRTLEKSYGPNYKEQVLKRITHQLHRQGLVHCLRKGIQDRGVTLQLAINKPPTDMNKTLNEQYQKNRFTVSRQVYYSDKHSNSLDMVLFLNGLPLIVMELKNPLTRQTVEHAMKQLKLDRNPNEQLFKFNERVAVYFAVDTDEVFMTTKLAKEETYFLPFNKGNNGGKGNPLSYQGDYRTHYLWDEILAPDSLLDILFRFIFIKQDDILDSNGELKHVRQMLIFPRFHQLDVVRKLETDVEAKQVGHNYLIQHSAGSGKTNSISWLAHRLAKLHDDENNSTFSSVIVITDRRVLDKQLQDAIYQLEHKAGLVERINQDSAQLANAINNETRIIITTLQKFPYIMEKVSDLERKKYAVIIDEAHSSQGGKASTALTNILSDKSLEDAYEEDRIAEELGDLEEQIVETIMKSGKQDNVSFFAFTATPKPKTLEKFGKVGADGKPGAFHEYTMRQAIEEGFILDVLENYTTYKTFWKIAKTIDNDPEVSQKQATKKLAQYVSLHPHSIAQKTEIIIEHYRNFTSKKIDGRAKAMVVTSSRLHAVRYKIAFDKYIDEMGYDDLKTVVAFSGTVKDGEIPYTETDMNGFSDKELPTKFNSDEYQLLLVAEKYQTGFDEPLLHTMYVDKPLNSIKAVQTLSRLNRTCPGKDDTFVLDFVNNPEEIKDSFQPYYETTNLSAVTDPNILYDLQAELEPFQVYTEEEVTAVNEIEFSGGVQKSASKQNKLNAEIDKGVERFKKLSEEEKEAFKGAATKFTRTYGFILQIATFIDVELHKTYIYLAYLLRKLPRGKGDKDVYLADDVALEYYRNQKVFEGSIALEKSGSYDLSPQSNSAGGMGEDEKVRLSSILDKLNERFGTQFTEIDFLSREQVKEDMMNSEDIQQKAKNNTKENFKFAFEKTFIDFVIDRMSTNQEFFMKILENNEFKTVIMEDMMDEVYGEVNR, encoded by the coding sequence GTGGCAGTGGATACATCTGAAAAAGGCTTTGAAACGAATATTGAAGCGGCATTGATTGCGAATGGATATAAAAAGCGTGTGCTTGAAGGTGAGGCGAGTGTGCTTTTTAAGCAGTATGCACTAGATGTAGAGGAGCTATTTGTGTTTTTAGAGGCTACGCAGGAAAAGCGTATGCGTACGTTAGAGAAGTCTTATGGTCCAAATTATAAAGAGCAGGTGCTAAAGCGTATTACGCATCAGCTACATCGACAAGGCTTAGTGCATTGTTTACGTAAAGGCATTCAAGATCGTGGTGTGACACTTCAGCTAGCGATTAATAAACCGCCTACGGATATGAATAAAACGCTTAATGAGCAGTATCAGAAAAATCGTTTTACGGTTTCACGCCAAGTGTATTACAGTGATAAGCATAGTAATAGCTTAGACATGGTGCTGTTTTTAAATGGTCTTCCACTAATTGTGATGGAGTTGAAAAATCCATTAACGAGACAGACAGTCGAGCATGCGATGAAGCAATTAAAGCTTGACCGTAATCCGAATGAGCAGCTATTTAAATTTAATGAACGTGTAGCGGTTTATTTTGCCGTAGATACAGATGAAGTATTTATGACAACCAAACTAGCGAAGGAAGAAACCTATTTCTTACCGTTCAATAAAGGGAATAATGGTGGGAAAGGTAATCCATTATCTTATCAAGGAGATTATCGTACGCACTATTTATGGGATGAAATTTTAGCGCCAGATAGCCTACTCGATATTTTATTCCGCTTCATCTTTATAAAACAGGATGATATTTTAGACTCGAATGGTGAATTGAAACATGTACGTCAAATGCTGATATTCCCTCGTTTCCACCAACTTGATGTTGTACGTAAGCTAGAAACAGATGTCGAAGCTAAGCAAGTTGGGCATAACTATTTAATTCAGCATTCGGCCGGCTCTGGCAAAACGAACTCGATTTCATGGCTAGCACACCGTTTAGCAAAGCTACATGATGATGAAAATAATTCGACGTTTAGTAGCGTTATTGTTATTACGGACCGTCGTGTTTTGGACAAGCAGTTGCAAGATGCGATTTATCAATTAGAACATAAAGCTGGCTTAGTAGAACGTATTAACCAAGATTCAGCGCAGTTAGCAAATGCGATTAACAATGAAACACGTATCATTATTACGACGCTGCAAAAATTTCCATACATTATGGAAAAAGTATCAGATTTAGAGCGTAAAAAATATGCGGTTATTATTGATGAAGCGCACTCTTCACAAGGTGGGAAAGCTTCTACAGCATTGACTAATATTTTATCGGACAAGTCATTAGAGGATGCGTACGAGGAAGATCGTATTGCGGAGGAGTTAGGTGACTTAGAAGAGCAAATCGTTGAAACGATTATGAAAAGTGGTAAGCAGGATAACGTTTCATTCTTTGCGTTTACAGCGACACCTAAGCCAAAGACGCTAGAGAAATTTGGGAAGGTTGGTGCCGATGGTAAGCCAGGTGCTTTCCATGAATACACAATGCGTCAGGCGATTGAAGAAGGCTTTATTTTAGATGTGCTAGAAAACTACACAACATATAAAACGTTCTGGAAAATTGCTAAGACAATAGATAATGATCCAGAAGTGTCACAAAAGCAAGCAACGAAAAAGCTCGCACAGTATGTATCACTGCATCCGCATAGTATAGCGCAAAAGACAGAAATCATCATCGAGCATTATCGTAACTTTACAAGCAAAAAAATTGATGGTCGTGCAAAAGCAATGGTTGTTACATCAAGCCGTTTACATGCGGTACGTTATAAAATCGCCTTCGATAAGTACATCGATGAAATGGGTTACGATGATTTGAAAACGGTTGTAGCTTTCTCTGGTACGGTAAAAGACGGTGAAATACCTTATACCGAAACAGATATGAACGGCTTCTCTGACAAGGAGCTACCGACGAAATTCAACTCAGACGAGTATCAGTTACTGTTAGTAGCAGAAAAATATCAAACAGGATTTGATGAGCCGCTACTGCACACAATGTATGTAGATAAGCCGTTAAATAGCATTAAAGCCGTACAAACACTATCTCGTTTAAATCGTACATGCCCAGGTAAGGATGATACATTCGTCCTTGATTTCGTGAACAATCCAGAAGAAATTAAAGACTCATTTCAGCCCTATTATGAAACGACAAATTTATCTGCTGTAACGGACCCCAATATTTTATATGACTTACAAGCCGAACTAGAGCCGTTCCAAGTGTATACAGAGGAAGAGGTAACAGCAGTCAATGAAATCGAGTTTTCTGGCGGTGTGCAAAAATCAGCAAGCAAGCAAAATAAGCTGAATGCTGAAATCGATAAAGGTGTGGAGCGTTTCAAAAAGCTATCAGAGGAAGAAAAGGAAGCATTTAAAGGCGCTGCGACAAAATTCACTCGTACGTATGGTTTCATCTTACAAATCGCAACATTCATTGATGTGGAGCTGCACAAAACATATATTTATCTAGCGTATTTATTGCGCAAGTTGCCACGTGGCAAAGGCGATAAAGATGTGTATTTGGCCGATGATGTGGCATTAGAGTATTACCGCAATCAAAAGGTATTTGAAGGCAGCATAGCGCTTGAAAAGTCAGGCAGCTATGACCTATCACCTCAATCAAACAGTGCTGGTGGGATGGGAGAAGATGAAAAAGTACGATTATCTTCTATTTTAGATAAGCTGAACGAGCGTTTCGGGACGCAATTTACGGAAATCGACTTCCTATCACGTGAGCAAGTAAAAGAAGACATGATGAACAGCGAAGACATCCAGCAAAAAGCGAAAAACAACACGAAAGAAAACTTCAAATTCGCCTTTGAAAAGACGTTCATAGATTTCGTAATTGATCGTATGAGTACCAATCAGGAGTTCTTTATGAAGATACTGGAGAATAATGAGTTTAAAACAGTGATTATGGAAGATATGATGGATGAAGTTTATGGGGAAGTTAATCGATAA
- a CDS encoding LTA synthase family protein, with the protein MKNLVSKKDYLLNNFLRVYLLAVLTLWIKTYITQTLQFELGVEGPLQQFLLLINPLGSALLFLGISFLFRGKKKYTALVVVYTLMSILLYANVVYYRFFSDFITLPTLFQTQNFGDLGGSVLSLIQPFDILFFVDVFVLFYLRFSRKIQKETNRLGTKKAIAIIAFALVVSIINLGLAELSRPQLLTRGFDRNYIVKYLGMYNYSIYDSVETVKASSQRALADSDDITEVINYTASNYAKPDAEYFGAAKGMNVIYLHLESFQNFLINYKLIGEEVTPFLNSLTKDENTTYFDNFFHQTGQGKTSDAEFMLENSIFGLPQGSAYITKAQNTYQAAPSILKDYGYTSAVFHGNNGSFWNRNVIYKTFGFDNFFDASYYDTSSSEDMAEYGLLDKPFYEQSEGLLSSLPQPFYTKFITVGNHFPYNINQDLVTIDKANTGDVSVDDYFQTARYTDEAIKQVFNQLKELGLYDNTMIVLYGDHYGISDNHNKAMGQVMGKEITPYESANLQRVPLFIHVPGMQGGTNHTYGGQTDLLPTLLHLLGIDTKKFIQFGSDLLSEERDEIVPFRNGGFVSPTIYSINGKFYDNKTGLPLDDSQLEFANTIKKEVDNKLELSDKVVNGDLLRFYTPTGYTPVDPSQFNYNKDENVKSN; encoded by the coding sequence ATGAAAAATCTAGTAAGTAAAAAAGATTATCTTTTAAACAACTTTTTAAGGGTATATTTATTAGCTGTTTTGACGTTATGGATTAAAACATATATCACTCAAACATTACAATTTGAACTAGGTGTAGAAGGACCTCTTCAACAATTCCTTTTACTAATAAATCCACTTGGTTCAGCATTGCTATTTCTAGGAATTTCATTTTTATTTAGAGGGAAGAAAAAATATACAGCACTAGTTGTTGTTTACACTCTTATGTCTATTCTTTTATATGCGAATGTAGTTTATTACCGGTTTTTTAGTGATTTCATTACATTACCTACACTTTTCCAAACTCAGAATTTCGGGGATTTAGGTGGAAGTGTTCTTTCTTTAATACAACCTTTTGATATCTTGTTCTTTGTGGATGTATTTGTACTGTTTTACCTACGATTCTCAAGAAAAATACAAAAAGAAACAAATCGTTTAGGAACTAAAAAAGCAATAGCAATTATTGCTTTTGCATTAGTAGTATCAATCATAAATTTGGGACTAGCTGAACTTAGTCGTCCGCAACTATTAACTCGGGGTTTTGATAGAAACTATATTGTGAAATATCTAGGAATGTATAACTATTCGATTTATGATTCAGTTGAAACTGTGAAAGCATCATCACAGAGAGCTTTGGCGGATAGTGATGATATTACAGAAGTGATTAACTATACAGCATCTAACTACGCCAAACCCGATGCAGAATATTTTGGTGCAGCAAAAGGAATGAACGTCATCTATTTACATTTAGAATCATTCCAAAACTTTCTTATCAACTACAAATTAATCGGTGAAGAAGTTACACCATTTTTAAATTCATTAACAAAAGATGAGAATACAACGTATTTCGATAACTTCTTCCACCAAACAGGTCAAGGTAAAACTTCCGATGCAGAATTTATGCTGGAAAATTCTATATTTGGGTTACCACAAGGGTCTGCTTATATTACAAAAGCACAAAATACGTACCAAGCAGCTCCTAGTATCTTAAAAGATTATGGTTATACATCAGCTGTATTCCACGGTAATAACGGGAGCTTCTGGAATCGAAATGTAATTTATAAAACATTTGGATTCGATAACTTCTTTGATGCTAGTTATTATGACACGAGTTCTTCAGAAGACATGGCGGAATATGGTTTGTTAGATAAACCATTCTATGAACAATCTGAAGGTCTTTTAAGTTCGTTACCACAACCTTTTTATACGAAATTTATTACGGTAGGAAACCACTTTCCATATAATATTAATCAAGACTTAGTAACAATTGATAAAGCCAATACAGGAGATGTAAGTGTTGACGATTATTTCCAAACGGCGCGTTATACAGATGAAGCAATCAAACAAGTCTTCAACCAATTAAAAGAATTAGGCTTATATGATAATACGATGATTGTTCTTTATGGTGACCATTACGGTATTTCAGATAATCATAATAAAGCGATGGGACAAGTTATGGGGAAAGAAATTACACCATATGAAAGTGCTAATTTACAGCGCGTACCATTATTCATACATGTTCCAGGAATGCAAGGTGGAACCAACCACACTTATGGTGGCCAAACAGACCTTCTTCCAACGTTATTACATTTACTAGGAATTGATACGAAAAAATTCATTCAATTTGGTTCAGATTTATTATCAGAAGAGCGTGATGAAATTGTTCCATTTAGAAATGGCGGTTTTGTCAGTCCTACGATTTATTCAATTAATGGGAAGTTTTATGATAATAAAACAGGCTTACCACTAGATGATAGTCAATTAGAGTTTGCGAATACTATCAAAAAAGAAGTGGATAATAAATTAGAACTTTCCGACAAAGTTGTAAATGGTGACTTATTGAGATTCTATACGCCAACAGGATATACTCCAGTTGATCCTTCTCAGTTCAATTACAACAAAGATGAGAATGTAAAATCTAACTAA
- the tnpB gene encoding IS66 family insertion sequence element accessory protein TnpB (TnpB, as the term is used for proteins encoded by IS66 family insertion elements, is considered an accessory protein, since TnpC, encoded by a neighboring gene, is a DDE family transposase.) codes for MLSKTPVDCVYLACGRTDLRKSIDGLAVIVQESFQLDPFSPSLFVFCNRKRDKLKILHWDHNGFWLYYRRLENGLFQWPDGQTTQPLAISHRQLHWLLDGLPHEQKQAHPKVSAKIII; via the coding sequence ATGTTAAGTAAAACACCCGTTGATTGTGTGTATTTAGCCTGCGGACGTACTGATTTACGAAAATCTATCGATGGATTAGCTGTCATCGTTCAAGAAAGCTTTCAGCTTGATCCGTTTTCCCCTAGTTTATTTGTCTTCTGTAATCGAAAGCGCGACAAACTGAAAATCCTACATTGGGATCATAATGGATTTTGGCTTTACTACCGAAGGTTGGAAAACGGTCTATTCCAGTGGCCCGATGGACAAACAACCCAGCCACTTGCGATTAGCCATCGACAATTACACTGGCTACTTGATGGCTTACCACATGAACAAAAACAAGCTCATCCAAAAGTTTCTGCAAAAATCATTATTTAA
- a CDS encoding sialate O-acetylesterase, translating to MKSILLIGQSNMAGRGFIDDVPPIYNEHIKMLRNGRWQMMAEPLNFDRHISGIGPAASFAQAWTEDYPGESIGLIACAEGGSSIDEWTIDGLLTRHAITEAKFAMESSEIIGVLWHQGESDSFGERYKTYEDKLLSLFKHLREELNVPDIPIIIGELGHYLGEVGFGKSAVEYNQINQILSKVAHNNENCYFVTSEGLTANPDGIHIDAISQRKFGLRYYDAFSKQKHVLDILDIERDWIEKEAKRELTKNECIYVQSMEFALGQLSFEEFSANVSKINESK from the coding sequence ATGAAATCTATATTATTAATTGGACAATCGAATATGGCGGGAAGAGGATTTATTGACGATGTACCGCCTATTTATAATGAACACATAAAGATGTTAAGGAACGGAAGATGGCAAATGATGGCGGAACCGCTTAATTTTGATCGTCATATATCTGGTATTGGGCCAGCAGCCTCTTTTGCTCAGGCTTGGACAGAGGATTATCCAGGTGAATCCATTGGGTTAATAGCATGTGCTGAAGGCGGAAGCTCAATTGATGAGTGGACAATTGATGGACTATTAACAAGACATGCAATTACTGAAGCAAAGTTTGCTATGGAATCGAGTGAAATAATAGGGGTTTTATGGCATCAAGGAGAAAGTGACAGTTTTGGAGAACGTTATAAGACGTATGAAGATAAATTGCTTTCATTATTTAAACACTTGAGAGAAGAATTGAATGTACCAGATATCCCGATTATTATTGGTGAATTAGGGCATTACCTAGGAGAAGTAGGATTTGGAAAAAGTGCTGTAGAATATAATCAAATTAACCAGATTTTATCTAAAGTTGCCCATAACAATGAAAATTGCTACTTTGTAACGTCCGAAGGCTTAACAGCAAATCCAGATGGCATTCATATTGATGCTATCTCTCAAAGGAAATTTGGATTAAGATACTATGATGCTTTTTCAAAACAAAAACATGTTTTAGATATTTTGGACATAGAGCGTGATTGGATTGAAAAGGAAGCAAAACGTGAACTAACTAAAAATGAATGTATATATGTTCAAAGTATGGAGTTTGCCTTAGGACAATTGAGTTTTGAGGAGTTTTCTGCTAATGTGTCCAAAATTAATGAAAGCAAGTA
- the tnpC gene encoding IS66 family transposase: MPFIMEKSVAVISSTIEELAAKNMELEKQNEALQAKLNWLEEQFRLSQQRKFGASSEKTNPDQLALSLFNEAEVTADEKVEEPTLESITYRRKKRTGQIEAMLENLPTETIHYRLSEEEQACLCCGEQVHEMSTEVRRELKVIPAQVKVVEHVRHVYSCRNCEREGTETPIVTAKMPAPMYPGSLASPSAMAYIMNQKYVEGMPLYRQEKQLERLGVPLSRQTLANWMMYGATHWLIHLYEHIRTYLLIQDVIHADETTLQVLAEPGRPATSKSYMWLYRTGRDASAAVLYDYQQTRAAKHPKAFLSGFKGYLHVDGYQGYNDIPKVKLVGCWAHSRRKFDEALTALPAEAKNKETPCAAEEGLRFCNQLFAIERALKDHSPEERYKERLERSQPVLDAFSTWLQTQSPRVAPKSALGQAIKYCRNQWTCLTMFLQDGRLEIDNNRAERAIKPFVIGRKNWLFSQSMKGAKASAIAYSIVETAKENQLNPLVYLTHVFEQLPLIDLEDSKALDQLLPWSETLPTNCHVPNKTK; the protein is encoded by the coding sequence ATTCCTTTTATTATGGAAAAATCAGTAGCAGTTATCTCATCTACAATTGAAGAACTCGCAGCGAAAAACATGGAGTTGGAAAAACAAAATGAAGCGCTACAGGCTAAACTCAACTGGTTAGAAGAACAATTTCGCCTCAGCCAACAACGAAAATTTGGCGCTTCTAGTGAAAAAACCAATCCAGATCAACTCGCACTCTCTCTTTTCAATGAAGCTGAAGTCACAGCGGATGAAAAGGTAGAGGAACCAACGCTTGAATCGATTACCTATCGTCGAAAAAAACGTACAGGCCAAATCGAGGCGATGCTTGAAAACCTGCCAACTGAAACGATTCACTATCGTTTATCAGAAGAGGAACAGGCTTGTTTGTGTTGCGGTGAACAAGTACACGAAATGAGTACAGAAGTACGACGTGAGTTAAAAGTCATTCCAGCTCAAGTGAAGGTCGTTGAACATGTACGCCATGTCTACAGCTGCCGAAATTGTGAACGCGAAGGCACTGAAACTCCAATTGTCACAGCGAAGATGCCAGCACCTATGTATCCAGGTAGTTTGGCTTCGCCTTCGGCGATGGCCTATATCATGAATCAAAAATACGTAGAGGGTATGCCTCTCTACCGACAAGAAAAACAATTGGAACGTCTAGGTGTCCCTTTATCACGTCAGACTTTAGCGAACTGGATGATGTACGGGGCAACTCATTGGCTAATCCATCTTTATGAACATATCCGTACCTATCTATTGATACAGGATGTTATTCATGCGGATGAAACAACACTTCAAGTACTGGCCGAACCTGGACGCCCAGCGACATCCAAGTCCTATATGTGGTTATATCGGACGGGGCGTGATGCATCGGCTGCAGTGTTGTATGATTACCAACAAACAAGGGCAGCCAAACATCCGAAAGCCTTCCTTTCAGGCTTTAAGGGATATCTGCACGTCGATGGATACCAAGGGTATAATGATATACCGAAGGTGAAATTGGTGGGGTGTTGGGCACATTCGCGTCGAAAATTCGATGAGGCCTTAACTGCTTTGCCAGCGGAAGCCAAAAATAAGGAAACTCCTTGTGCTGCGGAGGAAGGGCTGCGTTTCTGTAACCAATTATTCGCGATTGAACGCGCGCTAAAGGATCACAGCCCTGAAGAACGCTATAAAGAGCGACTTGAACGCAGTCAGCCTGTGCTGGATGCCTTTTCAACTTGGCTACAAACACAAAGTCCGCGCGTCGCGCCTAAAAGTGCGTTAGGGCAGGCCATCAAGTATTGCCGAAATCAATGGACATGCCTTACAATGTTTCTACAGGATGGGCGTTTGGAAATCGATAATAACCGGGCCGAACGTGCTATCAAACCTTTCGTAATTGGACGCAAGAACTGGTTATTCTCTCAATCTATGAAAGGTGCAAAAGCAAGCGCAATTGCTTATAGCATTGTGGAAACTGCTAAAGAAAATCAGTTAAATCCATTGGTTTATTTAACCCACGTATTTGAACAGCTTCCTTTAATAGATTTGGAGGATTCAAAGGCGCTAGATCAACTACTTCCATGGTCGGAGACCTTGCCGACAAATTGCCACGTTCCCAATAAAACTAAATAA
- the tnpA gene encoding IS66 family insertion sequence element accessory protein TnpA, whose product MTRDERRAMWHARIEAFKASGESSVTAWCATNNICVPSMYTWLKKEWQKVDTAPTAQQWVSFDTIAPKVSMPSQLTLAIGVVSIQIEEGFNPTLLGEVLQVLQTHVK is encoded by the coding sequence ATGACACGAGACGAACGGCGAGCCATGTGGCACGCACGGATTGAAGCATTTAAAGCGAGTGGTGAATCTAGCGTAACAGCCTGGTGTGCTACAAATAATATCTGTGTTCCAAGTATGTATACTTGGCTTAAAAAGGAATGGCAAAAAGTAGATACTGCACCTACAGCCCAGCAGTGGGTTTCGTTTGATACAATCGCTCCAAAGGTAAGTATGCCTTCCCAATTGACACTTGCGATAGGTGTTGTTTCCATTCAAATTGAAGAGGGGTTCAACCCTACACTTTTAGGGGAAGTACTTCAGGTACTTCAAACGCATGTTAAGTAA
- the tnpA gene encoding IS66 family insertion sequence element accessory protein TnpA, whose product MTRDERRAMWHARIEAFKASGESSVTAWCATNNICVPSMYTWLKKEWQKVDTAPTAQQWVSFDTIAPKVSMPSQLTLAIGVVSIQIEEGFNPTLLGEVLQVLQTHVK is encoded by the coding sequence ATGACACGAGACGAACGGCGAGCCATGTGGCACGCACGGATTGAAGCATTTAAAGCGAGTGGTGAATCTAGTGTAACAGCCTGGTGTGCTACAAATAATATCTGTGTTCCAAGTATGTATACTTGGCTTAAAAAGGAATGGCAAAAAGTAGATACTGCACCTACAGCCCAGCAGTGGGTTTCGTTTGATACAATCGCTCCAAAGGTAAGTATGCCTTCCCAATTGACACTTGCGATAGGTGTTGTTTCCATTCAAATTGAAGAGGGATTCAACCCTACACTTTTAGGGGAAGTACTTCAGGTACTTCAAACGCATGTTAAGTAA
- a CDS encoding restriction endonuclease subunit S, with protein MQSENVEIEGTATKFYGGDVLFGKLRPYLSKTLLADFNGRCSTEILVMKVLSNTIVNELFKYILLSPNFIDEINSSTYGSKMPRANWDFIGNTFIPVPLLDEQFEILSKIKETEKTIFLLIKKLNLQIQKLKEYRQALIYEAVTGKIDVQDMELD; from the coding sequence ATACAAAGTGAAAATGTAGAAATCGAAGGTACTGCAACTAAATTTTATGGGGGAGATGTTTTGTTTGGTAAACTTAGACCATATTTATCCAAAACACTTCTTGCAGATTTTAATGGTCGATGTTCGACGGAAATTTTAGTAATGAAAGTTCTATCAAATACTATTGTAAATGAGCTATTTAAATATATCTTACTTTCACCTAATTTTATTGATGAAATTAATTCTTCAACTTATGGATCAAAAATGCCTAGAGCCAATTGGGATTTCATAGGTAATACGTTTATACCAGTGCCGTTATTAGATGAGCAATTTGAGATTTTAAGTAAAATAAAAGAAACAGAGAAAACTATTTTTTTATTAATCAAAAAGTTGAATTTACAAATTCAAAAACTAAAAGAATACCGCCAAGCCCTAATTTACGAAGCAGTAACAGGCAAAATTGATGTGCAAGATATGGAACTTGATTAA